CGAGTCTCAGGGGGGGTTTAAACCAGCTGCTCTTTCATCAGTTTCGTGATGCCCGGGTTAAACCCCAAAGTTGTCAAACACAAATAATCAAAGACTCGGACTAGTCAAGGAGTCGAGTCTCATCCCACGTTTCTAAGTTCGCACAGTGGATCCTTATTTTTTAGGACCACCGGTAAGGGCATGCCCCCGTATTTTAGGTGTATAGcggctctctttttttttttttttgacagaGTGAGTATTCGGGTCAATCTTTACGGAGTTCCGACTAATTCCACTTCGGCCCGGAGAGGAGGCCCCACTCCACTCGAGCACGGTGACAAGGGGGCTCGAACCCTGGTTGCCCAGGAAGGTCCACCATACCCTAAAGAGGGGGAGCGGACCATTCGAGCTGACCCTTGGGAGCATATAGCGGCTCTCATATATTGCTCATTAATACGGTACAGCATTCCAACACTGTACTCGCACACGATAATGGGATTCAAACACATGAGCATATGGTAGTAATATTCAAACACATGAGGACACGTCTCTTGAGACTATCGATCGCTTAGACCGCTTACAAAAATTCTTACAAATTACCATTCGACAATAGAATTCAAACACACGAGCATGCGAGGGTGTGCTCCAAAACTACAGGTGCTTATAAGATTTCTTATAAATCACCCATCAATATAGTTCTGATATCAACAGCTAATTCAAACACGTGACCCCATTTTCGAAAATATAATCCGTTCTTATCCAttaaatcaacttgtattgatATAGATCTTTATTTTCCATAAACATCCTTTTTCCCTAGTACTTACTATATTGTTATTTTGAATAACTATCTCGACTAGTTTTTTTGCTTCCACTTTAATGGTATCTCGACTAGCTTATTGAGCATTAGGAGACCTAAATTTTATTCTCCACAatttcttttctccattttcAAATTTGCCCTCTCAATCAATCACTACTTACAGACTCAAAGTTCCTCATATTTTAATGCTACATCAATTTTCAATAACATCATCACAATTACCCTTCTCATATCAAATTAAATACCACGGCAATTGATTTGTGATCGACAACGTTTTCGTAACCTTACAAATATTACCATATTTTGAACACAATCTTGCAATAAAAAATCAATTAACTAGGATAAGCCTCGAGGTATATTTAAAATCTTAGGGAAAAAGGGAATGTACAAACTAATACTACTATTACTTATTGAGTGGTGTGTGTGTCATGTAATGTAGTGCAAATTCTTCATCCACTTCTTGTGATGAAGTGTTTTCTTAAATGCACCCCTTGTAGTTTAAAAATATTTACTTACACCTCTTGTACTTTGAATATAAGCGGAAAACATGTAGAAACAAACTTCACTGCTGGAGATTTCATTATACATAATGCAACAAATTATTTGATTCTAACTATGTGAGGTCTTAATAACACTTTTCTTTTACAAATAGTGCAACTAATTATTTGATTCTAACATTTTTCATCACCCTTGGTTCTCTCGTCATCTTGGGggtattttcaaaaaaaaaaatgtttctaAAATTTAACATTACTCGAATTTGGCATATTTAGTAGTTCGTCTAGCAGAGTGCGGTCTGCAGATTCTGTCCGTAATTTGATTAGgattaaaaaataacaataaaaacttcaatataaaagagaaaacaacaaaaattttagacccaaaaaaaaaaaaatcgctcCTAAAATGGCAAAAAGCCCAAAATCCATTAGCTAATGAAAGCAAAAATCGGAAGCAAAGGTCGCAAGTAGCAAGTCTCCATCATCCTCCTCAGTCCGTCCTTCCTCGGCCATCTTTGTCAGCTACCAGAAGGAAAGCCTCTTCAAGCACCAAATTTACACGCACAACACACACTGACTCTATCTATcgctctctccctctctctctctgtagTTGTAGCATTTCCATCACCCCCAGAAAGCTCCCTTAGCTCACAATCCACAGCCCTCTGCCCCTTCCCCACCCATCCCAACCCTAGAGTGCCCCAGACAAATAAGCACAAGGATTGGAACCCAGAAGTTTGATTCTTTTTTTGCCGCTTCAAATGTGAAAATTATCAAGAACCCACATCAGAAATCACGGAAATGATGTTAGGGGCCGTCCAATTTGGAGTATTGGCGGCCTGTATAGTACTCTTTGTACCCATGGGAATGGCGGGTTGGCACTTGAGTCGCAACAAAATGCTGTTTTTTAGCGGTGCCCTTTTCATTACTCTTGCGGTAGGCGTTCATCTAACCCcttattttccttctttttccgcTTTTATTCCATCATCATCGTCTTTGCCTTCATCACCAACTGTTGTAGCTTCTTCTGTAAATCGTGATTCTTGCATTTCCTCTTTACACGAAATTGAATTTCATAATCAAGATTCTAGAAATAATGACAGTACTAGTGAAAAGAAGTCTTGGAAATGGGTAGATTCTAATAAGGGTGTAGTGGATTGTGAGTTTCAGAAGTTGAGTAAATCTGATGCTTCTGATTTGTTAAACGGGTCGTGGGTCGTTGTTGCTGGTGATTCACAGGCGAGGTTGATGGTGGTTTCTTTGTTAGAATTATTAATGGGATTGGACGAGATAGAAAGGGTTAGAGGGGATTTGTTCAAGAGGCATAGTGATTACCACACGACTGTGGACGTGATCGGGATGAAGTTGGATTTTATCTGGGCGCCATATGTTAGTAACTTGACGGATTTGATGGTTGAATTTAGGGAGAAAAGGTACCATCCAGATGTTTTTGTGATTGGGTCAGGGTTGTGGGACATGTTACACGTGAATAATGCAACTGATTATGGTGTTTCAGTGAGCAGGTTGAAGGATTCGTTGATGCCACTTTTACCTGTTACTCCAGAATTTGAATTTGAGGATAGGCCGGTAGTAGTTCGCTCACCTCTTATGTTTTGGCTCGGGATGCCAACATTGATAAACTCGATTTTGAATACAGAGGAGAAAAGAGCGAAGATGACTGATGCAATGTGGTATGCTTATGATGAGCAGATTTACAAAAGTAAGCTAGTGCGGAATTTTGGAGGACCTCTTTTCTTATTGGATATTCACTATTTGAGTAGCAGATGTGGAAGGACATGTACAGTAGATGGGATGCATTATGATGGAATTGTTTATGAAGCTGCTGTACATATCATGTTGAACGCGTTGCTCATTGAGTCCCAACAGAGGTTGTCGTGATGCAATTTTGgtttagttagttaattaagGAAACCAGAAGCATGGAGGAGCAAAATCATTCTTCCATGAGTTTCAGCTCTAGTTGCTTCAATGTTGCATGTATGATTCTTTCAAGCCCACTTCCCTTGATATGGGAAGTTTTGTATTAGTTGTTGGTTTATAGGTTCATTTTTGCCCCCCTTGATAATTTGTATCCATACAGACACTTACAAAACTTGTATTTCATAGTCAAGGAAGCCACTCCTGTATCTCATTCAATTTTGATGTGAAGAGATACAATGATCTGAATTGATGTTTTTCCACATTAGTTATGAATGTTTCTGATACATACTTGTCAATTTTAAGAATTTGATGTAGATGCTTTGTTAAATTACTTCATTTGATTCTTGAGTGGTAGTTCTGAATATGAATTTTGGGATGGTGTAACGTCCTCTGTTGAGAAGAAAGCTACACTTATGCTTTCTGCCACGTAGTTAGGGTATCTAACTTTCTCATTCTCTATAGTTGGTAAGTTGACAATGATgatacttcttttttttcttactTAGAGGATCAATATTGGTTCCCTACTTACCCCCGTGATGATTCGAACCTGTGACCTATCAGTTACGGGTGAAACATCTTAACTAGGCCATGCTTCGTTGTCAACAATGATGATACTTCTTTTTAAGCAAATATACGCCACGTTTTGTTTCATCCCtgcatatttatgtgattgaCCAAGCAATGATCTAGGACTATAGGGTACGCCGCATGATTGTAGTTCAGTTCATAATGATATTGTAGAGCATATCCTTCCTGCCACAAGCTTGTTCTTCATCTGCATCTGAACTTAAGGCTACATGCTGTCTTTTATCTCTCCTGTAGTAAATAAAGAATTAATCAAACAGTTAACTCTTCTGCATAATGTGTATGGAATTAATCCTGCATACACCTGAGTTGTATTTTCATCATTCAAATTCTCTAATTAACAGATATTAGGAAACCATTGTTGGCAAGCATCTTCAGTTTACCACTTTACCTAAGCTGTTGCTGGGATTATCTTTGGTGCCTCTTGCTTGCTTGTGGTTGGTTCTATATTGAAACCTATTGTGACAGGTTTTGCTGTCAATTCTGTAGTCAATGGCTGCCACTGAATTATGTTAGGTAGAGCATCTATCTTGGATTTTCAAAAAACACAAGTGCTGAGCTTGAACCCACCTTTTTATGTCAATGCATCACTCACTTGTCCAGTGATATTCTGTAATTTGGCAGAGAAGTGACATTCTAAGAATAACCATTTGCAAATCCCCAGGAGTTTTATCTCCCTATTACCTTGGACCATGGATTGAAGGGTGATTTTGAAGATAGCTGCTTATGTATGGTGTTAACAGAATAAGTAAAAGATAATTGTGTCTATcaacaaagagagaaaaatttttaaaataaaaataaaaaagcataTCATTTGCTAGGATAGGAATGGTCCTTAATTTCTTATGGTAATTCATGATCATCCAGTTGATCTATTGAATAATGGACCAGATTCAGTGTAATAGAACTGATGTATAATCACTCTGTTGTATTTGGTTAGGTTTTAGGATTCAGTGGTCAGGAGAACTGAATATTTAGCTGAAGCAGATTGGCAAGTCGAAACCTTTTTCTATGGAATTTTAGAATTGGCAAGAAACTATAATGGTATCAAGCATTAGGTGCAAATACGATTGATGGAATAGTTAAATTATGAACCTATTATTTGTTTCTCATCAGCAGTAGAGAACTGATTATTTGATGAAGTTGTAAATGGATTGTTTGTGGACGTATTGATTCTGTCCTTGGACTTTAGAACATTGGATTAAAGCAGCAATAGGAAGTTCTTAGATAcgcaagaagaaagaaggataGGAGGAGGATAATATGTAGGACTACAAGGCAATACCATGTTAAAAGTCATGCCTCTAAATCTTGGCCTTGTTTGGCAAATGAGtttaaaattttccagattctcaGTGAGGTGAGAACCATTAAACTTCTGTTAGGAGAAGACTGAGGTCTAGTTACTCCAATAATGCGTCAATGCCAGAAGGTCCTAATTAAGGGACCGATGGAGTATTGATCGGTAGAGATTTTGTTATCAGGGACAACCACCATCTGAAGGAAAAGGTCACTTTTTTTTCATGAACAAGCATCAAATTCTGGACTTCAACATGGAGCCTGTTTAGTTGGCATTCGTCGAGTTTCAGAAGGATGGCAATTTCACAAACTCAATTGTAACCTattcttcttttatcattttaacTTGTTAATTTTTGAACAGTTGAATGAATTAGCATAGAGCAACTTTGCCTTGATCTGCAGCGTGTCTTCATTACTTTTATCAGTTTATACTGTTTATATTCATTGGGCCTTGCACTTAGCAGCAACTGATAGACAAAATTCTCTTGCACTTTTTGCATGGCATGTTAAGAGAAGTCTTTTGAGGTTCATCGTTGATCTCGATACTGGCATATAGCTATCACAAAGTGAAGGCAAACAAATTTATAACTTCCACTTGGTGacaacagtttttttttttttttttgcaagtcTGTTGTGGAAGTGAAAATAGACTGCTACATAGACAGCTTGCTTGCTCTCTTCTCATTTTCAAGCTCCATGCGGTGCTCGAAAGGTGCCCTCCAATAAAAGTGAATACAAATTCTGTTGTACAACATATTTTGCCCTCAATGATGATCCAACACCATTTCCAAACCCCTAGCCTTGCCCCTTCCTCAAATTAAACCTCATTTCGGAAATGATACAGCAAAAAGAAAGAGCCACCAATACACCTCGTACTCCCTACCTTTGATTCAGGAGAGGGTCAGCAATAACAATATTATCTTTTCATTTCAGACAGGTTCTACTTTCAATAATCAAACTGCTTTCCTTCAAACGTCTGCCCATAATTCCAGTCCTTTGGAGCGACACTGTAAGATGCAAGGGTCACTCCATCACCATTGGTAAGCTCAAATGAGAGAGGTTGATTCTTCAAATCAGCATTTATGTGCCAATTCTGCCCCCAGTTCCTGCCCATTGGAAGCCATCCGGTTCTTGAGCCTTTGATTTTCACAGCAACTATGTCTCCAGCACCTGCAACATTGCTGATTAACACTGATAGAAATATTCCAGCACCATTAACTGCAAAACGAACCCCTCCTTCCTTTCTACATTTGACCCTGTTCaagtaagaagaaaaaataagcATATGACTAAAAAAATCTTATCAAGAAACCTCTATCTCGTTATAGTTTTATATAAAGGATTTATAGTCATAGAGGAtgtttttacattttttaacTAACACACTCTCTCCCGTTTCTTTTTGCCAAGCACCTCTTATAAGTAGAAGTATGGTACCATAACTACCAGATACAAGATGTGCCATGGTCAACAGGATAAACAAaacccccaaaaaaagaaaagaaaaaaaaaaaaagaggaatcCTTTGCAGCCAGTCATGTTTGTACTTTTACCTTTGCATTTATATTACAACAAGCATAAAAAACTTGGCAAATTAATCAACACCACACCATGTGACAAATTGCTTCTTGGTGCAAAAAGTATGTTGATAAGAGGGCCTAAAAAAGATTTTCACAGCTGACAACTTCAAGAAACAGCAAGGTGTTGAAATGAAGCTTCAATCATATCTGGACCATACTTCTTCTATAATACAACTTTTACCAATACTACAGCACACTTATACCTTCCAAGTCTCAATTCTCCTCTGCTACCTTAGTTAACCTCCCAACACTCCCAAATCATATCTGGGCACACTTTTCAGGTATCGTGTCCAGATTACCTACTTTCAAGAACTTATTTAAGTTTTTTTAAGAGCTAAATTTCTGCATATTCAAAAGAATAATTCGAACTAGtgaaaaaaaatctcaactaATTTCTCCAGACGTTTCAGAACAGAGACTACAAAGAATTCATTAAGCCCAAAGTAGTTTTCTAATAAGTCCTGTATCTCTCAGACTCACCAGAGACTACAAAGGCTTCTATATTCAAGATTAAAGAGATTCTACAAGAAGCAACTTGAAGCCCTCTAAGTAATCATATTTCACTTACCGTATTCATATCAAAAATTTTATGCCATGGACATATTGAAAAATCTCAGAAGTTTCAGATGATATATCATCTTCCGTTGACTTTCAAGTTTCTCAAGTCTTTCTCGTGAGTTATTAGCCTACAATTTTTAACACCCATAATTTCAAAAAATCAGTCCAATTGTTTCAACATACTCCATGTACTAATTCAACAGGCAATAGCTACAATAATCTTTTCTGATATCCTGAGTTTATAATGATTACCCAGAAATTTTTAGTCTTTCAGCATTAAAGGATGTTTAGAGTTTGCACTGAATAAAATTTGACTCCAAATTTCATACTTTCTGTAGTTCAATCACCTTATTACATGCTAAATAAGATCTTTACATCTTTAGTTCCTTTGGCATCCTGTCAAATTACAACTCTAATCACAAAAATCATTCTATTTCACCTTGTTGAAGCAAACTTTCTAAGGCTTTCTGCTGCATACATCAGATAGCTACACTAGTCAGTCACCGGTCCCACATCCATTCTCCATTGTAAAGATGATTGTGGTTTCACATTAACATTGGACCGGGATGGAATCTACATGTCACATCCCAAAACAACAAACGTAGACAAAATAGGTTATTCATTTGTTTGTGCCGTGTTAAGTTTTCTAGATTAAGAATATAAGTCACATATATTTCTAATTTTATGCTCCTGAagaccctaaaaaaaaaaagcaatatgaaataaaaacaaaccAACACTTTACCaactatttataaaattaaaaaaaattgtttacaGAATAGGCCTGAAAAAATAGATGCAGCTGCAAATATACCATTACACGAGTAACTCTAGCTCAGACCAAAAAAAAACAGcaggaaagaaaaggagaattcAGCTAAAGAATTAAGTACACAAACTCAATACCTGCGATACTGAATGGGCATATTGGAAGCTTTCCAAATGGCAATTTTCTCAAAAGCTTCAATGGGAAGCACAAAATGTGCATTAGGGAAATTACAATGTCCTCCACCATCAGCTTCAAACCCATAATTCGGAGCACAAAAGTTAGTCGCAGTAACAATAATGGAAGTCCCAGGAATACACCATCTCAGGTCCTCAACACACCTAACTTGAAAGCAAGCTCCACAGATCTGACCCTTTTCAAACAGGACTGTACTGAGTGCAGCTGTGGCTTTCCCGTATCCCATTTTCTCCAGGTCCCCATAACCACAAGCCCCACCAACCGGGTCTCCCGGTTCCGCGGCGGCGTAGTAGGTGGCTCTGGCGGATCTCCACTCTGTGTAGGAGGAGGGGGTGGAGGAAGAAGGGGAGTAGTGGTAATGGGAGCGGACTAGCTGGGGTAGTGAGGAGAGTAGCGTGAATGCTACTGTGACTGTGACTAGAGTTTGAAAGAGTAAAGTTGGTGGCATCTCTGTCTTGATCTTGCTGGGGTTGAGTGAAGGAGCGAAGCTATCGAAGACAATAATATTTGATTTGCTCTTTCAAGTTCCTATACCTAGTCGCAGATTGTTCTTGGGAGCTGTATTTTTCTGCTTTTATGTTCTCCTCTTTTCTTGAAATCTTAAACTAAAATAATTATGAGATCTTTACATAttatatttgttattattattaggTTAGTGATgaatttggtgtattttgtATTACTttcttattatttatttaattttttttaaaaagatgGAAAATGATGTTGTTTAATgcttagtttgggagtttaggatataaaagaaaagaaggaaaaacttaAGTTATGAGAGAAGAGAAGGAGAGAAGGGATTGTTATGTTGTTTGAGTGTTTTTGAGAATCAGGGGAATGATTTTAGATATGAAGTCATTAAATATTTGTTCGAGAtctttttaaggacaaaataggcaatttaaaaaaatttgacaaGGTTTCTCAaggtttcttttcatttttgtccAATTTGTTCAGTTGCAAAACTGGTTAATTATGCCATGAGAACCATTTTACTAgtaccaaacacctgaaaatgatggaaaatattttcagccCAATCAAACAGGCCCCAAAGCTTGTACATTTTCAACTGAATCCCTTGGCCTGACAGTCATCCAGTTAGTGAATTGATCGACTTTTAAGTCCCAAAAGTAAAGAACATTGGGCTTGACAAGTTTGTACGTAACTAGGGATGTTCTCCAATCCTTCTTGCACGAGTGCCCATTTCTTGATCGTCTAATAGTGCAAGTCAAACGATTTGATTAGTCTAGCGGTTTCTGGTTGATCTCTTTTATTGCAGCATTTGGAGATAACCCGTTATGCTCAAATAGAATCCATCACGGTGGTACGTAATCAGGGGTGCAAATGattcgagtcgagtcgagttttgatcTAATCAAATCGAATCTCCAGTTAATTTTAtgaagctcgaactcgagttcaacttaaattcgagtcgagctcgagtttaaaaaataaaaaaataattattgtatttttaaaaatgaataaaataataatttttttaataaataataaaatattagatatatatatgtaattttactattaaaataaaatatatatatatatataatcgagttCCAACGAATTTAATGTTTTTGAGTTCGAACTCGACTTAAACTCGATATTGATCGAGTTTGAGTCAAGCTCGTATTCGAGTCGCTCGTGATCGGCTACGAGTGACTCGATTCGTGAACGCCCCTGGTCTGTAGGTGGGGCATCACTTGAAACTACTAAACCTCAACCACAGACTTCAGTTGTGCTTGTTGATGGAAGGAAAGGTTTCCGAAAAGTCCAAAGGTCCAATAACTCCCCATTTCCTGCCGCTTGTTGAAACTGGGGGATCTTTAGACTAATCATGGGAATTCTCAAATTGACTAGGTCCATGAATATGTAGACAGAAGCTCCTTCCTACTAGGCCCATGAATATTTGGACCCATGCAATAATAGAAATCGCGTAGCAACGAGCAGCTGCCAGACTATCTGGAGAGCATGTGTGAAAATGCTGCAGCACTTCTTGTTTTGTTGAGAACCAGAGCCTATACATAAATATGTATGTTCTTATTTTGAAGAATTATCATAGAACTTTTTATGATATAATaaatgtatgtaaaataaaaagatagttAGAAAGATGAAAAGCGTGTTTGTAATACAATCAAAAAAATTACTTGCAAATAATTATGTTGTTGgagtattttaataaaataattaaattctCAATTAAATGTGCATGTTACAAAGAAAATAACCTAGTAAAATTTTCTGCAACTTATAGGTGTTTGAATGGTTTTGAATAAAGACTTATTATATGAAATTATGGCTTTTCAATTTCATTgagattttttattttacaattcaaatttgaattgaatGGGTGTTGACTAAAGAATTATTATGTGAAATTATGAATTTTCAATTACAATAAGTTTTTGTAACCTACAAGACAAATTTCAATGTTTGTCTAACTTTTCTTCACCTATAAATATGCATAATTGAGATGGAAAAATACTACTACTGCAACTTATATCTTGTGAGTTTAAATTCACTATTTTCTATCTCATAGTTAGGCAAGAAAAAAGGTGTTCGTAGAGCTATACTCTTCTAGTTATGCAGTCTAGAGAGAGTGTCAGCTAGTGTGATTGGAGTGTTGTAGCATGGGGGTGACAAACTGAAAATTCTGCTGTACAGGAATTGATTTTTTCACAAAGACTTGAATCACCTTAAGGAAAGCAAGATATACATACCTCAACCCTTCACATTTAtgtattattatattattattgttaatttttccaaaacggtatgattttgttatttaacatttgtatttttattctGGTGGAACAACATATGTGTATTCAAACATATTTGTTTGTGAGCGTAATAATTGCATTGATCCCTAAGATATACTGAACCTCGTGAATATTGCTGTTAATCTCTTTCATATTGCTGTTAAGACCAAACAAATACGACAGGTAATTGCACAAGTGCATGCGTATAAAGAATGAACACATGAATTTACGTGATTAAGAAACTGCGTCATATGAACATGATCCACTTAGGTCAAT
This sequence is a window from Coffea eugenioides isolate CCC68of chromosome 7, Ceug_1.0, whole genome shotgun sequence. Protein-coding genes within it:
- the LOC113778205 gene encoding uncharacterized protein LOC113778205; translation: MMLGAVQFGVLAACIVLFVPMGMAGWHLSRNKMLFFSGALFITLAVGVHLTPYFPSFSAFIPSSSSLPSSPTVVASSVNRDSCISSLHEIEFHNQDSRNNDSTSEKKSWKWVDSNKGVVDCEFQKLSKSDASDLLNGSWVVVAGDSQARLMVVSLLELLMGLDEIERVRGDLFKRHSDYHTTVDVIGMKLDFIWAPYVSNLTDLMVEFREKRYHPDVFVIGSGLWDMLHVNNATDYGVSVSRLKDSLMPLLPVTPEFEFEDRPVVVRSPLMFWLGMPTLINSILNTEEKRAKMTDAMWYAYDEQIYKSKLVRNFGGPLFLLDIHYLSSRCGRTCTVDGMHYDGIVYEAAVHIMLNALLIESQQRLS
- the LOC113777767 gene encoding expansin-A13, with the protein product MPPTLLFQTLVTVTVAFTLLSSLPQLVRSHYHYSPSSSTPSSYTEWRSARATYYAAAEPGDPVGGACGYGDLEKMGYGKATAALSTVLFEKGQICGACFQVRCVEDLRWCIPGTSIIVTATNFCAPNYGFEADGGGHCNFPNAHFVLPIEAFEKIAIWKASNMPIQYRRVKCRKEGGVRFAVNGAGIFLSVLISNVAGAGDIVAVKIKGSRTGWLPMGRNWGQNWHINADLKNQPLSFELTNGDGVTLASYSVAPKDWNYGQTFEGKQFDY